The region gggagtactacattatGTAAAAAACGAGTGGTATTTTTTACTGGTACACTGTCGATTTACTGCTCCTAAGAATTTCTCATTGGGTTGCATGGACGACGCTGGAAAGGAATACAACAAATGTGTGACCGAAAAGATGGCGGGTGGCGAGGGGCTGGGTTGATGGCGACTGAAGCAAGCGTGCCGAAACAATGTGTTGGTCCGGAACAATCCTTATTGATCGAGGTAACTGTAAGAGAGGAATAGAGAGGAAATTGGTGACATTGTTGATGTATTGCTTAAGCCTCGTGGACATATATATACAGAAGTACATGATCAACTTAAAATACAAGACAAGGTAGAACAGATCCTACGGTATCCTATCTTTCATAACTAATCGCGATGCTTAgcaccccccgcagtcacaacggtagtgaCACAGACGATGAGAATGAAGAAGAATCCGAGAGTAAACGGCGGACATCCCCCCACAGTCGTAATGGTCAATGCATCGCGGAAGTCGTGGCTGAAGTGGAAACCGACTAGGTTGTTCATGCAAGGCACATGATGCACCAATCGTCGAGCATTGAAAGGAGAGCGTGTACATAGATATTGCTATTGGCCTGCAGAACCAGACTACTCTAGCTTTTAAACCATCTCCAAGGCACGACCACAAACGGGCATCCATTTTGTTCAGATTTCGTCCGTTTGAGGGTGGCAATGGGACAACACAGTTAGGTACTAGCGCAGTTTGTGTTGTAAATGGTTCGGTTCCATGGTCTATTCATACAATTGGACAGTTGGTTCTGTTTTTAAAGAAAAAGAGCAATGGGTAGGAACATGGGAAAGATGGCAATCATATCTtagcccttggttgcatgctttggATGGTCAGATTAGGCCCAACTGCTTAAGTTGCAGTTTTAATGTGTCACTGCACCTGATTTGATCTATCCGCTTCCTATTGAGTAGATGCCAACTACTCTGCCAAATGCATGCATGTGTTTGCTAGTTCAAGTTTTATTATGAAAACATATGCATGCAACATGGAACATAAAGTTGAAACATATGTTTGTTCAACAGACATGCAGGCAAGCAGCGCTCCATATATACCATGTCCGGTTTGATTCCAACATATTTCAGTACCCGAATCCACATCCATACAGCTCCCCAATCCGATTTCCTTTTATGAAATATGATATGTTTTGGGTTCACTCCGGTTTCAGTCCTAAGAGCAGCAGAAGGTACGTGTTGATTGAGAGGATCAAGTGAATTTTGTTTCATTTGCTCCTAATCTATCATAAGTCCTTTTGTTGTTTCTTTTCTGATGCGCTTGTAACCACTGGTCATCCCAGTGTTATGTATGGTGTGAGCAATTCTTTGCACTCTTGGTCGGTGACTCTTCGGGGCATTCCGTCTAAAAAACATGCATGTGGTACCCCATAAGCATAACAAACTATCTTCATGAACTAGTGTAGAACATGGTAATTAGAAACATCCATTATCTCCCATAACAAATTTCACAAATGTCAAACACGGAAAAGATCGAAAACTACAGTCAAGGACATCAACTCTTTCTGATACAATTCTCAAATTCTAGTAACCAGAGGTTCATGTAGCACTTGCATACACACGCAAATTTATTAATAGACAATACACCGCCATGAAACTAAACATTTCATGATTAAAACAAGAAGATAGATTACCAAACCACCTGATTAGGCTGCCCGTATGAGCGAACCATTCCAGGGCTAACTTATTAATGGAGAAGGATAAGTTGCCTTTAGCCATCAAGGCAGGCCTAGCCGACGGTTGCCTGGACGAGAGAAAACAACCTGCATGCAGATATATATGTCAACCACTCAGACATCACAATCAGTGCCTGGAATGTGAAGGCTCAGACATAATTATTTTGGCAATGTCTTGAAACTTTTACCACTAACATTTTAATTTGATATATGAAAATCACACAATTAGGTCTTCCCAAGAAAACACTGTCACCATTTAAAATTTTATTAATTTCATCATTTATTGCACTGAAAATAAATGGTTGGTGTATTTGGGAGACCCTGTTGATTTCCAGTCATATTTTTAAGATCCGAGGGAGTATATGACTTCCATTTGTCTGGAAATAACATAGGTAATCATATGGATGTGGATTCCAGTCATATTTTTAAGATCCGAGAGAGCATGTATACATACATAAATACGTACCTGGTAATCTCCAACTGCCCGAGACTTGAAACCAGCCGCAGAGTACATGAGGTAAAACTCCCATATACGGATGAACTTCTCATCAAAGCCCAGTTCCAAAACTTGACTGCAAGAAAACGAAAGCAGTAAGAAATTAATACTAACTGAACAACCAACTGTAACAATATATGTATATAATCGTCACAGCAGCATTCTTCTTTAGTGAATGACAAGTGATACTTACTCTTTGTTGGCCATGAAGTTGTCCCTCCAGTGCATCAGAGTTGTGTAGTAGTTGGGCCCAATATTCTCGACATGCTCTATGCTGTACCCAATGTGCAACAAGGTTAGGTAGTGTTTAATGGATGGAGATCCATCCATGACCATGAAGTAACCAATCAATCATCGACCGATTGATGTAAAACGTACCTGAACCTTGATGACGTGGTCATGGCAGATATTACACGGGCCAAAGAAGGAATGCAACCGCCAGGGAATATGTATTCTTTGACGAAGTGTGGCCTTCTTCTGTATTGCTCGTACCGTTCCTCTGCAATTGAGATGAACTAAACACACATGTATAATAGTTAGTTCATGATCGTGTAAACCTAAGGTCTTGCTTGGATATATATAGTAAGTATAACCACGATCAAAAAGAATAAGGCCTAATACTTGTTATTATGCACCAAAAGTAAGGCATACACTACTTAGTTGCGGTTCTTGATGATATTGGAATTCAGCCGTGAAATCGTTTCGAAATATACTTAGTTGTTGATGCACTAACCTGGAGGACCAATATGCCATCTTCAGCCAAGTAAGACTCGCAGCAGGCAAAAAATTCGTCCATGTATTCATGGCCAACATGTTCGATCATTCCACTGATTCACACCAGAGGAATACGTAAGTATAACCACGCACACGGGTGGTGTCAAAGTCACAGAAAGCATCCGTAATATAGTAGTACTTACCAGCTTATGATTGCGTCATACTTGTAAGGTGGTATTAGGCGATAGTCACACAACAGAAAAGTTATGTGGTCCTAAAAATTAATAGCAATAGATAGTAGAATTGTTAGCTAGGATTTCACCTTGCCGAAGCTGGGGACAAAAAACAAATACTAACTCTCTGTGCATGTCTATCTATATATTCAATAATATATTTAAAATACATAACAGGCTAACCAGAAAATAAAGCGGTGTGCTAGAAAATCTCAAAAACAAAATCTGACTGTTGAAGATGTAGACCAGCATGATTACACAAATTTTAACAGCCTAGATGTTAAATTAGTTTGTTTTTAGGAGAGATGTAAAGTTACCTTTTCTAGAATAAGACATAAAGTTACTactctccctccgtttctaaatataagtctttttacagatTCCAATGCTGATTATACAGAACaaattgagtgaatctacactaaaaaAATAAAAGTCTTTTTACAGGACCATGCTTGCCCCTATCAAATTACATATTCACTCTCGCATCTTTATATCATCAGTTACACGAAAGAGTGGAGGTCTAGAGGATAAAAATGCTAAAAtatttttttgcgggtaaaaaTGCTAAAATATTCACACTACACTTTCTCTGTGAACAGATATGGTGGAATGGTAATTGCTGATAAGCTTGTAAACTAGACAGGTATTGAGTAAAGGAGGAAGTAACATAGAACTAACCTCTAGGCCAGCTTCTCTTACTTTACTCTCGGCGTATTTAAGCTGCTCCTCCGACAAAGTAACTCCAGTATATTTGCAGCCAGTTTGCTTAACCACTTGTATTGCTAAACTTCCCCAGCCGCTACCGATATCAAGAACATGATGCTCCCTCTTAACTTTAGCCTTTGTTAAATATATATTTTGCAAGATTGAAGTACCATCAGATCATGTTCACAACATTGTTTAACTAGTAATCAATCTAATGACACAATCTCTGGAGATATGGCAGTATTACCTTGTCGATTAGAAGGCTCAGTTTACGTATCTGGGCTGCTTCTAAGCTTTCGTTCTCCATCTACCAATTAATTTCAGCCCATGAATTAATAAAATTACCCTACAAAATTTACAAGCTGCGGAAAATAATCACAAGATTTACAAACCTTGAAAACTGCACAAGAGTAAGTCATCGATTTATCCAGAAAAAGCGAGAAGAAATCATTACTCTGTGCACATATACAAGAAGAAAGATAGAACTATTAGTACTATTTGGTACCccatctgtcccataatataagagcgtttttgacactactagTCTGTGCACACActactccgtcccaaaataagtgactcagctTTGTACTAGTGCAGtgttaaaaacgctcttatattatgggacagagggagtatgttatTATAGATGCATGGAAAGTAATTAATTATAACAAATCCTTTTGATAAGGTTTGGAACACAAAAATTTCAACTCGATAAGATTTGCAATAATTCTGGTACTCCCTCCGACCCATACTTTGTACTAAATCAATGACAATTAATACGGATCGGAGGAGTATTACAAATTGACCTAAGCAGCTAGTTATCTCAATAACAAAAGAAGAGACATGAGGACTGACAAGATCATAATGCTGAGAGATGTTTCGACGAGTTTGtgttgcggtgttcttcctcgaggcGTGGCGCAAAACGTATTTAGCATATGACAACAGAGCCATTACATAGAAGGGTGACCCCCAACGCCTGCAAACCAAACAATTTTGTGTACCTGATCAGTCACACGCATATATTCATAGGTTTTACTTTgttttaatattaaaagaaaaagaGAGGATAGGAACATAGTGGACAATTGAAGGTTTCAGAACCTTTTTCTGGCAATGCCGCGGCTCCTACGCTCATCTCTGTTAGCAATGAGAATCTGCGAAGAAATGGATCATGGACTTGATCTGAAATGAAGAAATACCTCTACCAATAAGCTCATGGGCTATGATATAGTGTTACCAGGATAAAATTCAGAAGGCCTTCTCTCTTGTCAAGACAAGAGAAATAGCCGTTAATATAGGCTTCTCCCAAGCCGATCTCTCCTTCTGTTGCAGCCTGAAAGCCATGAGAGAGCTAGGATAAACATATGCACTTGAAATGAGAAGGTTAGCCGAAGCAATTGCAGTGGAGCTTATAAGAAATTAAGAATTATGCATAAATGACCAATCAGAAAAAAATTAAAGATGTGTGTGTAGgctgaaaaaagaagagaagataaCCTTCCAATAGAACAAGGGGTCATGAACTCGCACAACCGATTTTACATGGCATTTGTTGCAAGCTTCACCAAAGCTGAACACACTACCTCCCGCTTCAACCAATCTGTACAAAAACTATTAAGGTGAACAATAATCATAATTAGGCGTCGCATATCATATCGACTCATGCAAGGACTCACATCAAGTTACCGATGGATATGTATTGCATGAAAAATCTTGCAAATGCAAGGCGTGCCCCAgccacggtccatgatggaatgatcTGCTTTGGGTACAACAGAAGCTCGCATTTCTTTCCAAGCAAACCTTGAGCTGCTGCTTTCCCAGCCTGTTGATTCAATATGACCAACAGAAATGGACCTCACATAACTAGTTCATGTCAAATGCATTCTGATCATGCGATTGAAACTAAAAGCGTATATGTCAGGGTGGTGTAAACAGCCCCAATAGATGAATAAAGGAGAAGCATGGAAATCTAGTAGCTTGGGCCTTAAGGCAACTAGAGGTAAGCAAGGATATGGTTACTTATGGTTATGATAGGATTAATACCTTTGTTAGAGtttattttttcgaaaaggggcgctttattacttaaaaggtttaagcattacacccggcctctgcataactatgatgcacacagccaaacaagCGACAATCTAATCACAGTTCCTCCCGTCGCTTTTATCCTtatcatcatactccctccgtcccaaaataagtgtcttgagcttagtacaaatttgtactagagctagtacaaagttgagacacttattttgggacggagggagtagtacggttCACTATGCACGATACCTAACTCTAAGGGGAAATGGAATCCATGACCTGCGATCCAAGGCAGAACAAACATTTGAGATCGAATGCTTTTCACATCATTTCACACCTAACTTTAATGTAGTAAAAGTCTGTCGTACATCTATATACATGCAAGTTGTTACGAACAAATCATCCACAAACTGAAATTCATGGAACAGGTTACCTTGATATGCCCCACAGAACCATATTCCTCTCTTTCCCTGGATCTGATCAAGCTGAAGATAAGCCTTCGCCGCGGCCGCAGACGGAACAGGGAGGCTTATATTCCATTTAAGCAGTACATGATCCGGAACACCAGGAGGATTGAGTGTCACCAGGAAAGGCCTGACAGATTCGATTTTCtacaaaagcaaaacaaaaaaacacagTAAATAATTATGTAATCCATTCATGCTGTTGAGGTTAGAGCTTCCATTTTGCTGTTATCCTGTGAGCCTCCTCTACAGTGTGTTCTAACGtgatgaaacatctttgttttttaTCCTTTGGTTCCTTTTCTTTTTGCTGGGGAGGCATGCCTAGTCCTAAGGACATCTAACGCGCACAAAATGGTTTCAGTGTCGTAAAAAAAGGCAGGGCAGGGCCATTTCGTCAACAAATGTGTCATCAATAAAATTAATTCATTGTACCAAACCATGCATATGAAAAGAAAAGAATTTACCTGAATTTGGTTTAGCCAGTAAGTTACAGAAAAGCCCCTGCTAGTTGTCCCCAGGAAATTCCAGGCACTCCATGCCGATGGATTTCGGGGCATCAGATTTTGATCGCAGTGGAGGTATATATCCCTGAAACATGAACATATCAGACATTCAGTAGATCAAACTTTATCTATGTGTTCATTTAGCAACACTAGGCAGGCTTTACCTCTGGACATACTGACAAGCACCTAGAATTCTCAGTTCCTGGTGTGTAGCTTCAGCTCCTAATACTTTCAGAGCATTAGGTGCATGGACCCCAAGGATGACACTGTCGAATGTTTCCTCTGAACCATCATTCTCCAAGACTCTGTAGCCAGCTGCTACCAGTGCCAAAACAGAGGATTGTTTCAGCCCGTGAATCAATCATATATATGATGACTAATTGTTTGTACAGGCAATCAACAAACAATAACGCATATACGTACCTCCATCAAGACTTGAAACAGATTTGACCCGGCAGCTGGTTTTAATTAGACAGCCCATGCTCTCCAATTCTCCTTTTACCTGCAATAATTGCAATGTTCGGTCCCTGTATTTGGTTGCAGCTAAAACCTAAAGAGTGTAATATTTACAATGTGCAACCTCTGTTGAGGCTGATGGATCGCAATGCATACCTTGTTTACATAGGACTGTGAACGAGGCTTGACAGTGGGCAACTGGGTGTGACGAAACAGCTGAGTGCACAGATTTAATCAGCTTTCAAATGCACAAAGACAAATGCAATGGGAAAGGAACATGCATACGAAGTAGCAAGGCACCTGAAGAAGGTCATTGTTTCGGCAAAATGACAGCACAAAGAAAGCAGACAGGCTCAAAACATCTTGTGGTGAACATGACCACATGCCTGTGCAGACTGAAATCTGCACCAAATGTACATTTTCGTGTCACTAACTCAAAACTGCATAGATAATTAAACACACAGTCCTAATCACAACACAATGCGTGCATATCCATAAATTTCTGTTCTTTTTCCATGGTAATACTCACAAGAAAGTTTCTACAAGCTAATAACCAGCCTTACTGCCCCTGCACCCATGTTGGTGTGAAAACTAGCCATTGAGGACTAAGCCCAGATTTCAGTTATAACTTGAATATTTCATCTAATTTTTTGGTACTTATTTGAAAATTGTAGTTTATCTTCACAGTTTTACATGACTATTCAAAAACAGAATTGAATACAGAATTCTGATGTGAGATTTTGCCAAATGAAGGGTTGCTGGATACACTAAAAGATGACATAAGCAAGTAGATTAGATAGAAGCAGTACAAGATAATCCTCTTGAAATGATAGGGAATATCCGTGCGACTGAATGAACTGCCCCAATGTCTCAATACGGTTCAGATCAGGGCTGTGTTCGTGGTCCTCCAGGTACCTTCATTTCAAAGATCACACCAGCGAATTAACTTTCATCATATAGTATAAACACACGGCATCTAGCTACTAACGGAAATAAATATGTGCACATGAGAACTGAGGGACTAGACTGCTTACGTCAGAGCATCATTCTTGAACTTGATTATCTCACGGACCATGCGCCAAAAACTGGGTTTCAGTATGTTGGTCTTTTGTGCCAAGAGGCCCGAGATACCGTTGCCATTGCCCCACTCACATCCTCTGCCGCTGTCTTTCAATTGTGTGCTCACTGAGAAAGACATGTCCGATCTTTCCATCTCCACCCCGAGCCCTTCTAACCGTTCCATCATCTGGGGATATGTTACCTATGTTGACGCATATAGCACAACAAAAATGTTAGTGAGGAACAAAATATAGTATCTTATAATGTAGGTTTACAAAGACCTTCCATGTTCAGTCCAGGGGTTAGGAAGTCCTATATTAATCAGAGAAAAATAAAAATATCAATCAACATGTACAACAAGTCAACAACAACTGCATTCCCAACCATAAGCATTACAGTACTATATCGGAGGGATCAAGAAGTGCGGCCAATGCAGATCCTTTCAAAGGATAATACTTACGCTAGTGTTGTACTCAATTTGGGCATTTTGCTACGGACCATACACAATCAGTCCACCTCAACACAGAAACATAAATCCACACGCAAAACTCTCCATTTGAGCTCGCTGAACCTAACAATTCAGAAAAAAAAATCTTTTTTTGAGTTTTGTGCTTAGAAGCACTCCACCGAGCACCTTCAGTGCGATGAGCAGGTAGGCACGAACAGCACTGGAAAAATATAGCGCAGATCAAGCCTGGGTTGCCTGACCTCGCGTGGCTACTCGATTGTGACGATGGCCAGCTGTGTCGGAGCCCGACGGGAGTGTTAGAACTAATCTTGATATTTGTATCAGCATGTTTATTTCGTTTAGGCATGTAATGTAGGTTCAGAAGTTGTAGGTCGGCAAGGGTTCAGCGGAGGCGTGCGAAAAAGGCGAGATGCCAAGCTGTCGTGCGAGACGGCGAGCATGGCGAGATGCCGATGGCAGCTACAGGCTGCAAAGCTGCGCGAGGCGGCAAGAGCGTGAGAGGTTGGAGCCGGACCGGCTAAGCACTTGGTAGGAGCCAAGTGATTTGCTTAGTTTGTTAGCTGCATGAAACTAGTTAGTTGTGTGGGCGTGCAAGCCGCTGGCAAGGTCATGTGTGGCCGTTATGGGGTGCAGCGCAAGTGCGAGACTTGTGCATGTAGATAGGAATCAGTTAGCAGCCAGGTCGTCTGAGTTAGTGGCCGGTGTGGCgtgagtgcatgcatgcatgtaggtaGTGCGTTAGTGCATGGAGGTCATGCTGTTAGTGGAGAAGTGTGGCCGCTGGATGCGTGAGTCTCTGACCCTATATAAGGGATGTAAACCGTGTTGTTTCTTTGAGCCAAGAGAATAGAAAGAGAAGAAAAGGCCGGCAGTGTGAGGCTCCGGCCACCAAATTTCTTGCGCCTCCATTGTTGTATATGTGAGCTGTGAGAGGCAGCCACcgaggtagaagaagaagaagcggcgctgcgagagggcggcgccaacAGGGAGCTGCTTCAAAGGACGGTGCCAGGACGCTGCAGTAGGCGTAGGCAGAGGGCCGCAAAGAGGAAGCTTCGTGGCGTTTCCGAAGCAGCATAGAAGGAATCGGTGGGCGCACCTCATCCGAGCGGTCTTCGAGACGGCGGCGGCTGAGGTAAGCGAAGGCACAGGAAAGCCTCGGCGGCGGCGCCGGAGCTGCATCGGAGGATGCCCAAAGGTGGTTCCTTGTCGGAGTGGCCGACTGCGGGCCACTTTGCCCCGCGGCCGCCGCGCCAGAGTATTTCTTTTCATTTCCCTGtctattttttgttttccattttttttaCTTTGACATGTTCGTCTATGTTTGTTTTTCTATTTGTCTAgtatgtttatttatttatttttatttatttggggCAAatacgcaaaaaaaaaagaaagcaTATGTCCACATGTGTGTAATCATTTTCTTCCAAACACATGAGCATTCCTTGAAACCCATGATTTTctaaatacacaatgaacatttttatttCATTTATAATAATTTTCTATTGTTGTATGTGATTTTTTACATTTATTGCAATATATAAAAACAGATTTCTAAaataccttttgaaatattttaaTAATTTATACTCTTTAAAATAAACAAATTGTAAACTTAATGGTCCAGTATAAAAAATCACATGACCGCAAAATGGGAAAGGAAAATGTCTTATAATCCTATATTAACACTGAGTTATCGGAAGCAGGCAAAAAAAAGAACGGCAAACAAAACAAGAACCAGCCGTGCTAAAACACGAAAATTCTCAGGttttatttgtgtgtgtgtgtgtgtgtgtgtgtgtgtgtgtgtgtgtgtgtgaccctGATAAGTCCAGAACCCAAATCATGGCCGGCGAAACAGTTTCTTCGAGCCATCTCAAAAGACAAAAGGTTTCTTCAGCTAGTCGAAGCTTTTAATCATTTTCGCGCAAGATGCATGCATGGCCATCGCTCACGTACGGACCTTTTTCCTTTTGAAGGGGTACGGACCTGGTTGAAGGCCATGAAGCCGAGGTCGAGGTGGACGCACCCGCCGGCGCCGTCGTCGACGGCCACCGTCCTGGCGGCGCACCCGCCGAGGCGGTCCTCCTCCTCGTACAGGGTCACGCGCACGCCGCCCCCGCCGCTCGCGGCCAGCAGCAGCTCGTGCGCCGCCGCCAGCCCGCTCACCCCGCCGCCCACCACCGCCACCCTCATCCTGCTCTTAGCTCTCTGCTGTCTCTGTGCCACTGTCTCTCGCTCTGTGCTCTCTGTGCTCTGTGGCACTCCGCACTTGTATTTAAGTTGGAAGTGGACGGTCAGAGCGCTCCAACAATATACTCGCTCCGTtctcaaatataagtctttttaaatatTCCAATAAATAACTACATACGAAGTAAGATAAATGAATCTAGATTCTAAAATATCTCTATATACATCCGtaggttgtagtctatttgaaatattttaaaaaaacttatatttaggacggagggagtactgctgtAGCAGCGAGGGATGTTAATTAGTCCATGGAGATGGAACATGTGGTTTGCAACCGTGTCCAGTGGACCTGACTATGGCAATTTCTTAGAGCATCTACATTCGGACACCCCAAACCTTCTCAGACGTCTAGGCGGCCCGTCCGATCACTGACAGGTCACGAAATTTCAACCCAGCCGAGCGCCTCAATCCTCCTCAAATGCCCGGGTGGCCCGCCCGGTCGTTGACCGGTAAAGAAATTTTGACAAAGCCGGGTGCCTCAAAAGGGTTTCAAAcacccgggctgaccggcacccatCATATACAACCCAAATATGAGGCGGACATGGGACGCCCTGGCGCGCCCGTCACGTCAGACCCGGCTCATGCTGAcccacccgaccccacatatatttctCTCCATTCGCTCACTGGACCAAACCCTAGACATTACACTCCACCACCCAACCTCGTCTCCAGCGCCGTCCGGCCGTCTCCGGCATGGCGGACAGCGGATCCGTATCCTTCACCTCTAGATCCGTCGACCCCGAACTCATCCCACGCGCCCCCAAGAAGGAGATGACCGTCTGGCTTGCGCTCCGCCGCTCCCGGGAGGAGGCCCATGCACGACAGCGCTCGGACTCTTTCCGTCGGGAATCCATTGCGTCCGGTCAAATGGCGCATGGATCCGGCACTAGGTGTGTCTTCGCTGCCTCGTCGGAGGTGGTGTGGCCCGTCTGGCGTCCGAACGCGGTGGTGGACGCGCAACCCCTGTGTTGGCGCGCCGAGCATGGGGACGCACCATGGGCCTCGTCAGACGAGAACATGGCACGGCGTGCCCGTCATGCGAGGCAGCGGATGCGGGAGGAGACAGTGAACGTGGACAAGGCGGAGTCGCCTTCTCCAGCGTCCTGTATGGTGCAGCAGTCCGGGAGCCGCAACTGCATTGTAGTGGACGTCGTCGGCTCGTCCTAGGACTGATCCATCATCGATTTGACGTCCATCGGCACCTTTCGGGTTTCGGCCtgcgacgaggaagagtagggcatggaaGACGGCGACGCCTTGAGTCCTGTGATGAGaaggatgaagacgatgaagagacGAACCGGCTGGCACATTTGTACTACGCCGGATCTGATACCCCCGTTAACAGATTACGTCTCAACGAACCAAACACATTTGAACGGGATGTGTTACCCTCGTTACGTTACAAAATTCTAAACAAACACATCATTAGTATGTACAACGACAAGACCAGTTTCACAAGACAGGGAGGACAGTTGGTCCTGCCATTACATCGATCTACAGGATCTTCCTAGAGTGCTAGCTCGACGTACTTCCGGGGAAGGGTCCATGTGCCTTGAGGCAGCAGGCCTGGCTCAAAACCGGGGTACGTGTCAGTACTCAGCAGCATGCATGTGACCCTCTTCAATACTCCAGCATGGGGGGTCCGGGGTTTGACAGGAGTCTGCATGCACAGCACGCGAGTAGAGCCACGTGTGCACATTGCAGCAATGCACAGCACGCGAAGCAGAGTACTGACCGCTTCTCACCGTCGTGCACATTGCAGCAATGCACTGTAGCCATGTGTGCAGCAGCGTGAGCGTCCCAGCCGCTAAAGGTTGGCCCGGCCGGCTACTGGCCACCCTTTCCATTTCTGGCTTGAGTCATAAAAAGGAGCTGGCACTTGTACCACTTCTGACAAATCTGGCCTttgattttccacagatttgagtcaCATGACCTCTCTGCAGAATTACTCCCACCGTGAattaagagcatcttcagccgttcgGCCCCCGGGGCGCCGAAAAAAAGCGTCCTGGGGTGCGCCGGCGATAaactcggcgctgggggcggttcggcacccagccgtcgcccccaggcgccgaattCAGCCCAGCTTTCGGCTCAAATATGTTCAAAAATGGCCCGATAACTGCGTGAATCGGCCCATTTTCGGCGCAGTTTGGCGGTTTTCGGCCTGAATTTTCGCATACAAATAGAAATCAATTATTAGTTCAGCGTGTTTCGGCgtgttt is a window of Triticum dicoccoides isolate Atlit2015 ecotype Zavitan chromosome 2B, WEW_v2.0, whole genome shotgun sequence DNA encoding:
- the LOC119366277 gene encoding uncharacterized protein LOC119366277 isoform X3; this translates as MRVAVVGGGVSGLAAAHELLLAASGGGGVRVTLYEEEDRLGGCAARTVAVDDGAGGCVHLDLGFMAFNQVTYPQMMERLEGLGVEMERSDMSFSVSTQLKDSGRGCEWGNGNGISGLLAQKTNILKPSFWRMVREIIKFKNDALTYLEDHEHSPDLNRIETLGQFIQSHGYSLSFQEDYLISVCTGMWSCSPQDVLSLSAFFVLSFCRNNDLLQLFRHTQLPTVKPRSQSYVNKVKGELESMGCLIKTSCRVKSVSSLDGAAGYRVLENDGSEETFDSVILGVHAPNALKVLGAEATHQELRILGACQYVQRDIYLHCDQNLMPRNPSAWSAWNFLGTTSRGFSVTYWLNQIQKIESVRPFLVTLNPPGVPDHVLLKWNISLPVPSAAAAKAYLQLDQIQGKRGIWFCGAYQGWESSSSRFAWKEMRASVVPKADHSIMDRGWGTPCICKIFHAIHIHRLVEAGGSVFSFGEACNKCHVKSVVRVHDPLFYWKAATEGEIGLGEAYINGYFSCLDKREGLLNFILILIANRDERRSRGIARKRRWGSPFYVMALLSYAKYVLRHASRKNTATQTRRNISQHYDLSNDFFSLFLDKSMTYSCAVFKMENESLEAAQIRKLSLLIDKAKVKREHHVLDIGSGWGSLAIQVVKQTGCKYTGVTLSEEQLKYAESKVREAGLEDHITFLLCDYRLIPPYKYDAIISCGMIEHVGHEYMDEFFACCESYLAEDGILVLQFISIAEERYEQYRRRPHFVKEYIFPGGCIPSLARVISAMTTSSRFSIEHVENIGPNYYTTLMHWRDNFMANKDQVLELGFDEKFIRIWEFYLMYSAAGFKSRAVGDYQVVFSRPGNRRLGLP